Proteins from one Romboutsia sp. CE17 genomic window:
- a CDS encoding Nif3-like dinuclear metal center hexameric protein, with amino-acid sequence MKLKSLIKKIESKYPTSLAYDWDNVGLIVGDTEEEINKVLVCLEANEDIIKEAIDKNIDLIITHHPFIFGKMRKITTSDFKGKLIHKLIKNNIAIYSMHTNFDIAFDGLNDYFMEVMGFENSKVLDVTNTETLYKVVVFVPKTHEMVLREALGRSGAGHIGNYSDCTFNIDGKGTFKPLEGTNPFIGELNKVEEVDEVRIETIVPQRILGGVISAMIKAHPYEEVAYDLYKLENKGSVVGLGRVAALNESMTLKELSMMIKEKLSMQTLRVVGNLDKKIKKVAVVTGSGSDLAKKAQRTGADVLITGDVKYHDAQDAVDAGMCLIDCNHFESEDIFKDVMKRFLDEVEEIEVIKSEININPFSIL; translated from the coding sequence ATGAAGTTGAAAAGCCTTATAAAAAAAATAGAATCTAAATATCCTACAAGCTTAGCTTATGATTGGGATAATGTAGGTTTAATCGTAGGAGATACTGAAGAAGAAATAAATAAGGTATTGGTTTGCCTTGAAGCTAATGAAGATATTATAAAAGAGGCCATAGATAAAAATATTGATTTAATAATAACTCATCATCCATTTATATTTGGAAAGATGAGAAAAATTACAACTAGTGATTTTAAAGGAAAGCTAATACATAAACTTATTAAAAATAATATAGCAATTTATTCTATGCATACTAATTTTGATATAGCTTTTGATGGACTAAACGATTACTTTATGGAAGTAATGGGATTTGAAAACTCTAAGGTATTAGATGTGACAAATACAGAGACTTTATATAAAGTTGTAGTATTTGTACCTAAAACTCATGAAATGGTTCTTAGAGAAGCTCTAGGAAGATCTGGTGCAGGTCATATAGGCAATTATAGTGACTGCACTTTTAATATAGATGGAAAAGGAACTTTTAAACCTTTAGAAGGTACTAATCCGTTTATAGGTGAGCTTAATAAGGTTGAAGAAGTTGATGAAGTAAGAATAGAGACTATAGTACCACAAAGAATTTTAGGCGGAGTTATTTCAGCTATGATAAAGGCACACCCTTATGAAGAAGTAGCTTATGACTTATACAAGTTAGAAAATAAAGGAAGTGTTGTAGGTCTTGGAAGAGTAGCAGCTTTAAATGAGAGTATGACTCTTAAAGAGCTTTCTATGATGATTAAAGAAAAACTAAGTATGCAGACTTTAAGAGTAGTTGGAAACTTAGATAAAAAGATCAAGAAAGTTGCTGTAGTAACTGGTTCTGGTAGTGATTTAGCTAAAAAAGCTCAAAGGACTGGTGCTGATGTTTTAATAACTGGAGATGTTAAATATCATGATGCACAAGATGCAGTAGATGCAGGGATGTGTTTAATAGATTGTAATCACTTTGAGAGTGAAGATATATTTAAGGACGTTATGAAGAGGTTCTTAGATGAAGTTGAAGAAATTGAAGTTATTAAAAGCGAAATTAATATAAATCCATTTTCTATTTTATAA
- a CDS encoding tryptophan transporter gives MRTNTKKLTLNALLLAVGLLLHQLTPAIGLPIQPDMSLIMLFTIMIINKGDYKISLICAVVTGIFNALTTKFPGGQLPNIIDKVVTVNLVYILMYISYKLPFINKLNEKSQDFIISIFILSIGTLISGTIFLLSALVLVGLPGTFTALFLVAVVPAIIINLICGLYLIKIVNMSVNRLGYKDLNRFNK, from the coding sequence ATGAGAACAAATACAAAAAAATTAACTTTAAATGCATTACTTTTAGCAGTTGGATTACTTTTACACCAACTTACACCAGCAATAGGATTACCAATACAACCAGATATGTCATTAATAATGTTATTTACAATAATGATAATAAATAAAGGTGATTATAAAATATCTTTAATATGTGCAGTAGTAACAGGCATATTTAATGCCTTAACAACAAAATTTCCAGGGGGTCAACTTCCGAATATTATAGATAAGGTAGTTACAGTTAATTTAGTATATATATTAATGTATATAAGTTATAAATTACCATTTATAAATAAATTAAATGAAAAATCACAAGATTTTATTATTTCGATATTTATTTTATCAATAGGAACTCTAATAAGCGGAACAATATTTTTATTATCAGCATTGGTTTTAGTTGGTCTCCCAGGGACTTTCACAGCCTTATTTTTAGTAGCTGTAGTTCCTGCAATAATTATCAATTTAATTTGTGGTTTATATTTAATAAAAATTGTAAATATGTCTGTAAATAGATTAGGATATAAAGATTTAAATAGATTTAATAAATAA
- the aroF gene encoding 3-deoxy-7-phosphoheptulonate synthase produces the protein MEEILFNKDIKIEINSYNKKIVVKDDKLIMAGPCAIESYEQLLETAKFVKSQGANILRGGAFKPRTSPNSFKGLKEEGLEILKAVKKETGLAVITELMDIRDLERLYEVSDIIQIGSRNMQNFTLLTEVGKQDKPVMLKRGIASTISEWIGAAEYIAVEGNHKIIMCERGIRTYNDYTRNTLDLSAVPIIQKETNLPVIVDPSHGTGVRYLVKPMSLAALACGADGLMIEVHPNPSEALSDGMQSLHFDEFEDLMENVKAFII, from the coding sequence ATGGAAGAAATACTATTTAATAAAGACATAAAAATAGAAATCAACTCATACAATAAAAAAATAGTAGTAAAAGATGATAAATTAATAATGGCAGGGCCTTGTGCAATAGAAAGTTATGAACAACTTTTAGAAACTGCTAAATTTGTAAAATCACAAGGAGCAAATATTTTAAGAGGTGGAGCTTTTAAGCCTAGAACATCACCAAATTCATTTAAAGGATTAAAAGAGGAAGGCTTAGAAATATTGAAAGCTGTTAAAAAAGAAACTGGACTTGCTGTTATAACTGAGCTTATGGATATAAGAGATCTAGAAAGATTGTATGAAGTAAGTGATATAATCCAAATAGGATCTAGAAATATGCAAAATTTTACTCTTTTAACAGAAGTAGGAAAACAAGATAAACCTGTAATGTTAAAAAGGGGAATAGCATCAACTATAAGTGAATGGATTGGTGCAGCTGAATATATAGCTGTAGAAGGTAACCATAAGATAATAATGTGTGAAAGAGGTATAAGAACATATAATGACTATACAAGAAATACATTAGATTTATCAGCAGTGCCTATTATTCAAAAAGAGACTAATTTGCCAGTAATAGTAGATCCAAGTCATGGAACTGGCGTTAGATATTTAGTAAAGCCTATGTCTCTAGCAGCTCTAGCTTGTGGGGCAGATGGTCTAATGATAGAAGTTCATCCAAATCCAAGTGAAGCTTTATCTGATGGGATGCAATCACTTCACTTTGATGAATTCGAAGATTTAATGGAAAATGTAAAAGCATTCATAATATAA
- a CDS encoding aminotransferase class IV — protein sequence MKNNVSFESDLSKFGIGLFETIKINNDPEYLDLHMDRMFNSIEELGIDINYPKEFLKKEIFDYIKSKDINNKALRVTVFDEGYNISTRDVPYSKETYEKGFKLVISPIKRGNSIIYRHKTTNYYENIYTKKYANKNGFDDGLFLDCNDVILECSMSNIFFIKGDCVYTPSKELPILNGIMKKRIFNICKELKIEIIEKNIKIEDINEYDFAFVTNSIIKAMKVTKIGTKVYSSSNEIFDKIVVCI from the coding sequence ATGAAGAATAATGTTAGCTTTGAAAGTGATTTAAGTAAATTCGGAATAGGTCTATTTGAAACTATAAAAATAAATAATGACCCAGAATATTTAGATTTACATATGGATAGAATGTTTAACTCTATAGAGGAGCTAGGTATTGATATTAACTACCCTAAAGAGTTTTTAAAAAAAGAAATATTTGATTATATAAAATCAAAAGATATAAATAACAAGGCACTTAGAGTAACTGTATTTGATGAAGGCTACAACATTTCTACTAGAGATGTACCATATAGTAAAGAAACTTATGAAAAAGGATTTAAATTAGTAATATCTCCAATAAAAAGAGGAAATAGTATAATCTATAGACACAAAACTACAAATTACTATGAAAATATTTATACTAAAAAATATGCTAATAAAAATGGATTTGATGACGGATTATTTTTAGATTGCAATGATGTAATATTAGAATGTTCTATGAGCAATATTTTTTTTATAAAAGGAGATTGTGTTTATACTCCAAGTAAAGAACTTCCAATACTAAACGGCATAATGAAAAAAAGGATTTTTAATATTTGCAAAGAATTAAAAATAGAAATAATAGAGAAAAATATAAAAATAGAAGATATTAATGAATATGATTTTGCATTTGTTACAAATAGTATTATAAAAGCTATGAAAGTAACAAAAATTGGCACTAAAGTCTATAGTTCATCGAATGAAATATTTGATAAAATAGTAGTTTGTATATAA
- the rpoD gene encoding RNA polymerase sigma factor RpoD, translating into MTDNKKTSKKFAAKTLIEKGKKQGALTLAEIMEAFSETELDKDQVENLYETLGNLGIEVIENKSEKIDIDFTVADDLGVLDNIDENPDDIKDEETIELESIDLSLPKGISIDDPVRMYLKEIGKIPLLKPHEEVELAKRMLEGDEIAKQRLVEANLRLVVSIAKRYVGRGMLFLDLIQEGNLGLIKAVEKFDYEKGFKFSTYATWWIRQAITRAIADQARTIRIPVHMVETINKLIRVSRQLLQELGRDPKPEEIAKEMEMTEEKVREIMKIAQDPVSLETPIGEEEDSHLGDFIPDDDAPAPAEAAAYSLLKEQIEEVLGSLNEREQKVLKLRFGLEDGRARTLEEVGKEFDVTRERIRQIEAKALRKLRHPSRSKKLRDYLD; encoded by the coding sequence GTGACTGATAATAAAAAAACATCAAAAAAATTTGCTGCTAAAACATTAATAGAAAAAGGCAAGAAGCAAGGCGCACTTACTCTTGCAGAGATAATGGAAGCTTTCTCAGAAACTGAGTTAGACAAAGATCAAGTAGAAAACTTATATGAGACTTTAGGAAATTTAGGTATAGAAGTAATAGAAAATAAATCAGAAAAAATTGATATAGATTTTACTGTAGCCGATGATTTAGGTGTTTTAGATAATATAGATGAAAATCCAGATGATATAAAAGATGAAGAAACTATTGAGTTAGAATCAATAGATTTATCTTTACCAAAAGGTATAAGTATAGATGACCCAGTTAGAATGTATTTAAAAGAAATAGGAAAAATACCTCTATTAAAGCCACATGAAGAAGTTGAGTTAGCAAAGAGAATGCTTGAAGGAGACGAAATAGCAAAGCAAAGATTAGTCGAAGCAAACTTAAGGTTAGTTGTAAGTATAGCTAAAAGATATGTAGGAAGAGGCATGTTATTCTTAGATCTTATACAAGAGGGTAACTTAGGTTTAATAAAAGCTGTTGAAAAGTTTGACTATGAAAAAGGATTTAAGTTCTCAACTTATGCAACATGGTGGATAAGACAAGCTATCACTCGTGCTATAGCAGATCAAGCAAGAACTATAAGAATACCAGTTCATATGGTAGAAACAATTAATAAATTAATAAGAGTATCTAGACAATTACTTCAAGAACTAGGTAGAGATCCAAAACCAGAAGAAATTGCAAAAGAAATGGAAATGACAGAAGAAAAAGTAAGAGAAATTATGAAGATTGCTCAAGATCCTGTTTCTCTTGAAACTCCAATAGGAGAAGAGGAAGATTCACACTTAGGAGATTTTATACCAGATGATGATGCTCCAGCACCAGCAGAAGCTGCTGCATATTCTTTATTAAAAGAACAAATAGAAGAAGTACTTGGTTCGTTAAATGAAAGAGAACAAAAAGTATTAAAACTTAGATTTGGACTTGAGGATGGTAGAGCTAGAACTCTTGAAGAAGTTGGTAAAGAATTTGATGTAACTAGAGAAAGAATAAGACAGATAGAAGCTAAGGCTTTACGTAAATTAAGACATCCAAGCAGATCTAAAAAGCTTAGAGACTACTTAGACTAG
- a CDS encoding CarD family transcriptional regulator — MYEIGELIIYGNTGVCKVEEIGPLNMSGIKNSKIYYTLKPIYQDGKIFTPIDTNVFMRSIVSYEEVHNLINLIPSINETLIGNKNLREIEEYYKTFLETHNCLDIITLVKLLDEKKENSLADKKKPSQIDEKFRSIAENLINEEFSIVLGIQREEVADYIAKNIDNRI; from the coding sequence ATGTATGAAATAGGAGAATTAATTATATATGGTAATACAGGAGTATGTAAAGTAGAAGAAATAGGTCCTTTAAATATGTCTGGTATAAAAAATAGTAAAATTTACTACACTCTCAAACCTATTTATCAAGATGGAAAAATATTTACTCCCATAGATACAAATGTATTTATGAGATCTATTGTTTCCTATGAAGAAGTACACAATTTAATAAACCTTATCCCTTCAATAAATGAAACTTTAATTGGTAATAAAAACTTAAGAGAAATAGAAGAGTATTACAAAACTTTTTTAGAAACTCATAATTGTTTGGATATAATAACTTTAGTTAAATTATTAGATGAGAAAAAAGAAAATAGTTTAGCTGATAAGAAAAAGCCTTCGCAAATAGATGAAAAGTTTAGGAGCATAGCAGAAAACTTAATTAATGAAGAGTTTTCAATTGTATTGGGCATCCAAAGAGAAGAAGTTGCAGATTATATAGCTAAAAATATAGATAACAGAATATAA
- the folE gene encoding GTP cyclohydrolase I FolE, producing the protein MSKVDKKKIENAIRDILEAIGEDPQREGLIDTPSRVARMYEEIYSGIHQDPREHLKVLFQDEKHEEMVIVKDISFYSCCEHHLVPFFGKAHIAYIPKGGRLTGLSKLARVVETFAKRPQLQERITKGIADIIMEELQPYGVMVVVEAEHMCMTMRGVKKPGSKTITSAVRGAFETDPSTRAEAMSLINIR; encoded by the coding sequence ATGAGCAAAGTAGATAAAAAGAAAATAGAAAATGCAATAAGAGATATATTAGAGGCGATTGGAGAAGATCCACAGAGAGAGGGTCTTATTGATACTCCTAGTAGAGTTGCTAGAATGTATGAGGAAATATATTCAGGTATTCATCAAGACCCAAGAGAACACTTAAAGGTTCTATTTCAAGATGAAAAACATGAAGAAATGGTTATAGTTAAGGACATATCATTTTATTCATGTTGTGAGCATCACTTAGTTCCTTTCTTTGGAAAGGCTCATATAGCATATATCCCAAAGGGAGGTAGATTAACTGGTTTATCAAAGCTTGCTAGGGTAGTGGAAACTTTTGCTAAAAGACCCCAATTACAAGAGAGAATAACTAAAGGTATAGCAGATATAATAATGGAAGAATTACAACCATATGGAGTTATGGTAGTTGTAGAAGCAGAACATATGTGTATGACTATGAGAGGCGTTAAAAAGCCTGGTTCTAAGACAATTACATCAGCAGTTAGAGGTGCATTTGAAACTGATCCGTCTACAAGAGCTGAAGCAATGAGTTTAATAAATATAAGATAG
- a CDS encoding tRNA (adenine(22)-N(1))-methyltransferase → MKLTDRLLKIASLVSKGKKIADIGTDHGYIPVYLLNKGTIPFAILADVNKGPLENARKEVKYNNLIDKTDLRLGSGIGVLKKDEVDEIIIAGMGGILISELLEANKEVAHSVDKLILQPMQAQEELRKYLLGNGYEIVNEVLVKEDFRIYEIIETKYTGKNTILEDEIYFEVSKKLIENNDPLLKEFIDKKIYKYNSIIKKLEGKNGEAVEAKRNDTKAIIEKLNKLI, encoded by the coding sequence ATGAAATTAACAGATAGATTACTAAAAATAGCATCACTAGTTAGTAAAGGAAAAAAAATTGCAGATATAGGAACAGATCATGGGTATATACCTGTGTACTTATTAAATAAAGGAACTATACCATTTGCAATACTTGCAGATGTTAATAAAGGTCCACTTGAAAATGCTCGTAAAGAGGTTAAGTATAATAACTTAATAGATAAAACTGACTTAAGATTAGGTTCGGGAATAGGAGTTCTTAAAAAAGATGAAGTAGATGAGATTATAATAGCTGGTATGGGAGGAATATTGATTAGTGAATTATTAGAAGCTAATAAAGAAGTGGCTCACTCTGTTGATAAATTAATACTTCAACCTATGCAGGCTCAAGAAGAGTTAAGAAAGTATCTATTAGGTAATGGATATGAAATAGTAAATGAGGTACTTGTAAAAGAAGATTTTAGAATTTATGAAATAATAGAGACTAAGTATACAGGAAAAAATACAATACTAGAAGACGAAATTTATTTTGAAGTAAGCAAAAAATTAATAGAAAATAATGACCCTTTACTTAAAGAGTTTATAGATAAAAAAATATATAAATATAATTCAATAATTAAAAAGTTAGAAGGAAAAAATGGCGAAGCAGTAGAAGCTAAGAGAAATGATACAAAAGCTATTATAGAAAAGTTAAATAAATTAATATAA
- the folP gene encoding dihydropteroate synthase: MFEYGKRTYIMGILNVTPDSFSDGGNFNNIDAAIKHAKEMIEDGVDIIDIGGESTRPGHKYVEADEEIQRVTPVIKELKKEINVPISIDTYKSKVAEEALKLGVEMINDVWGLKRDKDMAKVVAKYDAHVCIMHNQDGTDYNEDIMESIKKSLNESISIALKAGVKKNKIVLDPGIGFGKTFEQNLEVLKRLDELNDLGYPILLGTSRKSVIGNVLNVEPKERLEGTIATTVLGVRDGVDIVRVHDVKENLKAAKMADAIYRR; the protein is encoded by the coding sequence ATGTTTGAGTATGGAAAAAGAACTTATATAATGGGAATATTAAATGTTACTCCAGATAGTTTTTCTGATGGAGGAAATTTTAACAATATAGATGCAGCTATAAAGCATGCTAAAGAAATGATAGAAGATGGTGTTGACATAATAGATATTGGTGGAGAGTCAACTAGGCCAGGACATAAGTATGTAGAAGCGGATGAAGAAATACAAAGAGTAACTCCTGTAATAAAGGAGCTTAAAAAAGAAATTAATGTGCCAATATCAATAGACACATATAAATCTAAGGTTGCTGAAGAAGCCTTAAAATTAGGTGTTGAAATGATAAATGATGTGTGGGGGTTAAAACGAGATAAGGATATGGCTAAAGTAGTTGCTAAATATGATGCTCATGTTTGTATAATGCACAATCAAGATGGAACAGATTATAATGAAGATATAATGGAAAGTATTAAAAAATCTCTTAATGAAAGTATATCAATTGCATTAAAAGCTGGAGTTAAAAAGAATAAAATAGTTTTAGATCCAGGTATAGGTTTTGGAAAAACTTTTGAACAAAACCTAGAAGTATTAAAAAGGCTGGATGAACTAAACGACTTAGGATATCCTATATTATTAGGAACATCTAGAAAATCTGTAATAGGAAATGTTCTTAATGTAGAACCAAAGGAAAGGCTAGAAGGAACTATAGCTACAACTGTTTTAGGTGTAAGAGATGGTGTAGATATAGTAAGAGTTCATGATGTTAAAGAAAATTTAAAGGCAGCAAAAATGGCCGATGCAATATATAGAAGGTAG
- the dnaG gene encoding DNA primase — MIDIKDVVEEIKNRCDIASVISEYMPIRQSGGNYKGLCPFHGEKTPSFHISSSKQIYKCFGCGEGGDVINFVMKMENLDFLDAVKLLANKCGIEINTNMNEEDKLKMEKIKKYQDIHLEAARFYFTNLSKGKNPGYDYLRKRGLDDKTIKKFGLGYSQKSWNDLIDYLLSKGYDKEDLVECGLVNHKQESNKYYDRFRNRVMFPIFDYRGNVIGFGGRVLDDSLPKYLNSPDSIIFNKRFNLYGLNFSRKNIINRTIVLVEGYMDLISLFQYGVRNVVATLGTALTEQQGNLIKRYADTAIISYDSDEAGIKAALRAIEILSKIGLNIKVLNLRDAKDPDEFVRKYGLEEYKKAIDEATHYIKFKIDHLKKSFNLDKDEERVKFGKEASKIIKELKSPVEVDYYTNYIAKQINISTESIKKEVYGKDYNKVYNNKYKKFEKKSERAIEKPKIIEKGKELVEETLIKLMLESKKIREITLLKLDKTDFLLNESKEILNYIIKNRDLDKITIDKIKSLNISEEYLKDLEKISLDGIDMNDIKSIDEILKNLKKNNLQEQMNKLLIEQKNIEQQKTNNDDLKEVDVKVMEIALKIVEIRKMLQSL; from the coding sequence ATGATTGATATAAAAGATGTAGTTGAAGAAATTAAGAATAGATGTGATATTGCTAGCGTAATATCAGAATATATGCCTATAAGACAATCTGGAGGCAATTATAAGGGTTTATGTCCCTTTCACGGGGAAAAGACTCCGTCCTTTCATATAAGCTCCTCTAAACAAATCTATAAATGTTTTGGATGTGGTGAAGGTGGAGATGTTATAAACTTTGTAATGAAAATGGAAAATTTAGATTTTCTTGATGCTGTAAAATTATTAGCTAATAAATGTGGCATAGAAATAAATACCAATATGAACGAAGAAGATAAGCTAAAAATGGAAAAAATAAAAAAGTATCAAGATATTCACCTTGAAGCAGCTAGGTTTTATTTTACTAATCTGTCAAAGGGAAAAAATCCAGGTTATGATTATTTAAGAAAAAGAGGCCTAGATGACAAAACTATAAAAAAATTTGGTTTAGGTTATTCACAGAAATCATGGAATGATCTTATAGACTATTTACTATCTAAAGGCTATGATAAAGAAGATTTAGTAGAATGTGGTTTAGTAAATCATAAGCAAGAAAGTAATAAATATTATGATAGATTTAGAAATAGGGTCATGTTTCCCATATTTGATTATAGAGGCAATGTAATAGGTTTTGGAGGAAGAGTTTTAGATGACTCTTTACCAAAATATTTGAATTCACCAGACTCTATAATATTTAACAAAAGATTTAATCTTTATGGGCTTAATTTCTCAAGAAAGAACATAATAAATAGAACTATTGTTTTAGTAGAAGGTTATATGGATTTAATATCACTATTTCAGTATGGAGTAAGAAATGTTGTAGCTACACTTGGGACAGCTCTAACGGAACAACAGGGAAACTTAATTAAAAGATATGCAGATACTGCAATTATTTCTTATGACTCTGATGAAGCAGGTATAAAAGCGGCCTTAAGAGCAATAGAAATACTTTCTAAAATAGGTCTAAATATAAAGGTTCTTAATTTAAGGGATGCCAAAGATCCTGATGAATTTGTAAGAAAATATGGACTAGAAGAGTATAAAAAAGCTATTGATGAAGCTACTCACTATATAAAATTTAAAATAGATCATCTTAAAAAAAGTTTTAATTTAGATAAAGATGAAGAAAGAGTGAAGTTTGGAAAAGAAGCCTCAAAAATTATTAAAGAGCTTAAAAGTCCAGTTGAAGTTGATTATTATACAAATTATATTGCTAAACAAATAAATATTAGCACTGAATCTATAAAAAAGGAAGTTTATGGAAAAGATTATAACAAAGTATATAACAACAAATATAAAAAATTTGAAAAAAAGTCAGAAAGAGCAATAGAAAAGCCTAAAATAATAGAAAAAGGTAAAGAATTAGTAGAAGAAACTCTTATCAAATTAATGCTAGAAAGTAAAAAAATTAGAGAAATTACATTATTAAAGCTTGACAAGACAGATTTTTTATTAAATGAAAGTAAAGAAATTTTAAATTACATCATTAAAAATAGAGATTTGGATAAAATAACTATTGACAAAATTAAAAGTTTAAACATATCCGAAGAATATTTGAAAGATTTAGAAAAAATATCATTAGATGGCATAGATATGAATGATATAAAAAGCATTGATGAAATATTAAAGAATCTTAAAAAAAATAATCTTCAAGAACAGATGAATAAGTTGCTTATAGAGCAAAAGAATATAGAACAACAAAAAACAAATAATGATGACTTGAAAGAGGTAGATGTGAAAGTTATGGAAATTGCTTTAAAAATAGTTGAAATAAGAAAGATGCTACAAAGCTTATAG
- the folK gene encoding 2-amino-4-hydroxy-6-hydroxymethyldihydropteridine diphosphokinase, which translates to MNKSYLGLGTNMGDRMNYLAQACELINNHENICIVKKSKIYETKAWGYTEQADFLNICLEIETDLDEYELLSVCQEVEQKLNRKRIIRWGPRTIDVDILFFNDKISNDEKLLLPHPRIQDRAFVLIPLMELNSKLLINNKTIDIHLNSLTIDQREEVKEFTGDGRNTI; encoded by the coding sequence ATGAATAAAAGTTACTTAGGTCTTGGTACTAACATGGGAGATAGGATGAATTATCTAGCACAAGCATGTGAACTTATAAATAATCATGAAAATATATGTATAGTTAAGAAATCCAAGATTTATGAAACAAAAGCTTGGGGGTATACAGAGCAAGCAGATTTTTTAAATATATGTCTTGAAATTGAGACAGACTTAGATGAGTATGAATTATTAAGTGTGTGTCAAGAAGTAGAACAAAAGCTAAATAGAAAAAGAATTATAAGATGGGGTCCAAGAACTATTGATGTAGATATATTATTCTTTAATGATAAAATATCTAATGATGAAAAGTTGTTACTTCCTCATCCAAGAATTCAAGATAGAGCATTTGTCTTAATACCTCTTATGGAATTAAATAGCAAGCTTTTGATTAATAATAAAACTATAGATATACATTTAAACTCTCTAACTATAGACCAACGAGAAGAAGTAAAGGAGTTTACAGGTGATGGAAGAAATACTATTTAA
- the folB gene encoding dihydroneopterin aldolase: MDKILLSNLGFYGYHGVLKEESVLGQKFFIDMELLLDTKEAGINDDMNKSVSYAEVYDIVKEIAEKRRFNLIEALAETIAKETLEKFKLINEVMVRVKKPEAPVNGIYDYFGVEIRRSRNE; this comes from the coding sequence ATGGATAAGATACTATTAAGTAATTTAGGATTTTATGGATATCATGGAGTCCTAAAAGAAGAAAGTGTATTAGGACAAAAGTTTTTTATAGATATGGAACTTTTACTTGATACTAAAGAAGCAGGTATTAATGATGATATGAATAAGTCTGTTAGTTATGCAGAGGTTTATGATATAGTAAAGGAAATTGCAGAAAAAAGAAGGTTTAATCTTATAGAAGCTTTGGCAGAAACAATAGCCAAAGAAACGTTAGAGAAATTTAAACTTATAAATGAAGTAATGGTTAGAGTTAAAAAACCTGAGGCTCCTGTAAATGGAATTTATGACTACTTTGGAGTTGAAATAAGGAGAAGTAGAAATGAATAA